Proteins co-encoded in one Spirosoma endbachense genomic window:
- a CDS encoding outer membrane lipoprotein-sorting protein, whose product MKTNKLLAVAMAAFVSVSAYAQTVDEIVDKHIAALGGIDKLKGVTTLVTERSISVQGMEIPSKTTVSVGKAMRTESSVMGNSMIQVVEGTTGWMIRPAMMQGTGEPEDMPAEQVKQQLSQLDPFGPLVNYKDKGNKIELVGKEKVDGKDAYHLKVTTKEGQAIDEFIDATTYLVSKVKSTMNGQDGEISFSDYKDVDGIKFANTMEISNPQMGMLTMVTNKILVNNKIDDSIFKKPAK is encoded by the coding sequence ATGAAAACTAACAAACTTCTGGCCGTTGCCATGGCCGCCTTCGTCTCAGTCAGTGCGTATGCCCAAACGGTGGACGAAATCGTAGACAAACATATTGCTGCGCTGGGTGGCATCGATAAATTGAAAGGCGTTACTACCCTTGTTACAGAACGGTCGATTTCGGTTCAGGGAATGGAAATTCCCAGCAAAACGACGGTATCTGTAGGAAAAGCAATGCGAACAGAATCGTCGGTGATGGGCAATTCCATGATCCAGGTTGTAGAAGGCACCACGGGCTGGATGATCCGGCCGGCCATGATGCAGGGCACGGGTGAGCCCGAAGATATGCCCGCAGAGCAGGTTAAGCAACAACTAAGTCAGCTCGATCCCTTTGGCCCACTGGTCAATTATAAAGATAAAGGCAACAAAATTGAGCTGGTTGGCAAAGAAAAAGTAGACGGCAAAGATGCCTACCACCTGAAAGTAACTACTAAAGAAGGTCAGGCAATCGATGAGTTTATCGATGCCACTACCTACCTGGTCAGCAAAGTAAAATCGACGATGAACGGTCAGGATGGTGAAATTTCTTTTTCTGACTATAAAGATGTTGATGGTATTAAATTCGCCAACACCATGGAAATAAGCAACCCACAGATGGGTATGCTCACCATGGTTACCAACAAAATCTTGGTGAACAATAAGATAGACGACTCTATTTTCAAGAAACCAGCGAAGTAA
- a CDS encoding TonB-dependent receptor domain-containing protein: MKTHTLLLLTTLLAASLLTPAWAQFPTMGASSQTKALPGTAGDQSPKGSAKLTGSVMDSTQAKAVEFASIALYNKTTGKAIDGTVADEKGKFTLAKLVAGDYRVLVSFVGFRNKTIENVTLANGQTLDLGTIQLSSSVKTLAEVTVTGQAAIIEEKVDRLVYNADKDITAKGGDATDILRKVPLLTVDLDGNVSLRGSSNIRVLINNKPSTIVASSVADALKQIPADQIKTVEVITSPSAKYDAEGSGGIINIITKKNSLQGLNLNIDSGVGNRGSMLSLNGSYRKGKAGFTLGGFGRAMYNTITKTNLDQTSQVNNVSTLTRQTGDGTSQGLFGQYNLGFDYDLAKNQSLTAGVRYGVRNMISQQDLVTQLFTNGTLGSTSNRNVDSKNLSGTVDANVDYLHTFKPQQEWSISTLYSRNDLTNNFDADLLNGSGALTGRQQNLNKNVNQEFTLQTDYQTPIKKNQLIEFGAKGIIRQVNSDYRYLLAGPTGNFTTENNGTLGELLYHQNIAAGYTSYTYTTKQRYTFKGGLRYEHTFIDASTKEGGTLGIGNYGVLVPSINASKTIKGTTVKLGYNRRIQRPGLQQLNPNFNAANPQNITVGNPTLRPELTNNFELGLSKTIKKTFINATFFGRVTNNAITQVRQPSDTLAGAIVTSYQNIGRQYTYGTNTFANVAVTSKINVGVFLNIFYSSLSGQTLGSDGASTEFTNTGFNVGGGTFASAQFKNGWGAQAFGFMQGSQVQLQGRQGGFGFYTIGVKKDFSNKKGSVGIAAENFLSNRFNIHTVLNSPQFNQVNDVYLYNRGIRLTFTYKIGKMTMDAPRKKAKSVNNDDVKSDGSGQAPAGGTPTGGGTPRQ; the protein is encoded by the coding sequence ATGAAAACGCACACTTTACTACTTCTCACAACTTTACTTGCTGCCAGTTTACTAACACCTGCCTGGGCTCAGTTTCCGACGATGGGTGCCTCCTCTCAAACGAAGGCATTGCCTGGTACTGCGGGTGACCAAAGTCCCAAAGGAAGTGCTAAACTTACTGGCTCCGTCATGGATTCAACGCAAGCGAAAGCGGTTGAATTCGCCAGTATTGCCCTCTATAATAAAACCACAGGCAAAGCCATAGATGGTACGGTAGCCGATGAAAAAGGCAAATTCACCCTCGCAAAGCTGGTAGCGGGTGACTACAGAGTGCTGGTCAGCTTTGTCGGCTTCCGCAATAAAACAATAGAGAACGTCACGTTAGCCAACGGTCAAACCCTGGATTTAGGAACGATTCAACTTAGCTCCAGCGTAAAAACGCTTGCCGAAGTAACGGTAACTGGTCAAGCCGCGATCATTGAAGAAAAAGTAGATCGACTGGTTTACAATGCCGATAAAGACATTACAGCCAAGGGTGGAGACGCTACCGATATCCTGCGAAAAGTGCCTCTGCTCACGGTAGATCTGGACGGTAACGTTTCGCTACGTGGTAGTTCTAACATTCGGGTGTTGATCAACAATAAGCCCAGCACGATCGTTGCCAGCAGTGTAGCTGATGCACTCAAGCAAATTCCGGCCGACCAGATCAAAACGGTTGAAGTCATTACCAGTCCGTCGGCCAAATATGATGCTGAAGGTTCGGGCGGTATTATCAACATCATTACGAAAAAGAATAGCCTGCAGGGTCTGAACCTTAACATTGATTCGGGCGTGGGTAACCGTGGATCTATGCTGTCGCTGAACGGCAGCTACCGCAAGGGCAAGGCAGGTTTTACGTTGGGCGGCTTTGGCCGAGCCATGTATAACACCATTACCAAAACCAACCTCGACCAGACCAGCCAGGTTAACAACGTTTCGACGCTAACCCGACAGACTGGCGATGGAACAAGTCAGGGATTGTTTGGACAATATAATCTGGGCTTCGACTACGATCTGGCTAAAAACCAAAGTCTGACGGCAGGAGTACGCTATGGTGTACGTAACATGATCAGTCAGCAGGATTTGGTGACCCAGCTTTTTACGAACGGCACACTCGGCTCGACTTCTAATCGGAACGTAGATTCAAAAAATCTCTCGGGAACAGTGGATGCCAATGTCGATTACCTGCATACATTTAAGCCTCAGCAGGAGTGGAGCATTTCGACCCTTTACAGCCGTAATGATCTAACCAATAACTTCGACGCTGATTTGCTCAATGGCTCGGGTGCTCTGACCGGGCGTCAACAGAACCTGAATAAGAATGTCAATCAGGAATTTACCTTACAAACCGATTACCAGACACCGATCAAGAAAAATCAGCTGATTGAGTTTGGGGCAAAAGGTATAATCCGGCAGGTCAACAGCGACTACCGCTACCTGTTAGCCGGTCCAACGGGTAATTTCACTACCGAAAACAATGGTACGCTGGGCGAACTGCTTTACCATCAGAACATTGCAGCCGGTTATACATCGTATACCTATACCACCAAGCAACGCTATACGTTCAAAGGAGGACTTCGTTATGAGCACACCTTTATCGACGCCAGCACCAAAGAAGGAGGAACGCTCGGCATTGGCAATTATGGTGTATTAGTACCCAGCATCAATGCGTCAAAAACCATTAAAGGTACTACGGTAAAACTAGGGTATAACCGTCGGATTCAGCGACCTGGCCTTCAGCAGTTAAACCCTAATTTTAATGCCGCCAACCCGCAGAATATTACGGTTGGTAATCCAACCTTACGGCCCGAACTGACTAACAATTTTGAGTTGGGATTGAGTAAAACGATCAAGAAAACGTTCATCAATGCTACTTTCTTCGGGCGCGTAACGAACAATGCCATCACACAGGTAAGACAGCCTTCCGACACGCTGGCAGGAGCCATTGTCACTAGTTATCAGAACATTGGCCGTCAGTATACGTATGGCACCAACACGTTTGCCAATGTAGCCGTGACATCAAAAATCAACGTTGGGGTATTTTTAAATATATTCTATAGCAGCCTGAGCGGCCAGACACTGGGTAGCGACGGAGCGTCGACGGAGTTTACCAACACTGGTTTTAACGTTGGCGGTGGTACGTTTGCTTCGGCACAGTTCAAAAATGGATGGGGAGCGCAGGCATTCGGATTTATGCAGGGATCGCAGGTGCAGTTGCAGGGACGGCAGGGCGGCTTTGGTTTCTATACCATCGGCGTCAAGAAAGATTTCAGCAATAAGAAAGGAAGCGTCGGTATTGCGGCCGAAAATTTCCTCTCGAACCGGTTCAACATTCACACTGTACTTAATTCACCCCAATTCAATCAGGTAAACGACGTGTACCTCTACAACCGAGGCATTCGCCTGACGTTTACCTACAAAATTGGTAAGATGACGATGGATGCGCCACGCAAAAAAGCCAAGTCAGTAAATAATGATGATGTAAAAAGCGATGGAAGCGGGCAGGCTCCAGCGGGTGGAACGCCCACTGGCGGTGGAACGCCCCGCCAATAG